The following DNA comes from Rhinolophus sinicus isolate RSC01 linkage group LG06, ASM3656204v1, whole genome shotgun sequence.
GCAGGACCAGACACTGAGCAGAaaggccttgggcaagtcacggCACTTTTCTGAGGCTGTTTCCTCATTGGTACAATGGGGGTCTCAAAGTGATCACGGAAATGTCTTACAGATGAAGGTTCAAAGTTGAAGCTCTCAGTATGAGTTGGTCACCTTTCTTCTAGTACAGTTCTTGGCACAAAGTGGCCTTATGGGTCTAGGAGGAGAGCAGGCCAGGGGCAAGGGCCTCAGGCACCCACGGGCATGACTCCCCCTTGCTGTGCCTCTTCTCgcccaggccccaggcagggACGCACAGACCCCTGCAGCTGCCTTCTGAGCCGGTGGCCTGGTCCCCCCAGGAGAGCTGGGTATGAGGCTAAGCTAACCTCCTGTTCTGCTGTCCCCGTTATGTTGCTTTGTCCTCAGGTGGTGGGTGAGTGGAAATTCAGCAGGATTCACTGTGACATCTTTGTCACTCTGGACGTCATGATGTGCACAGCGAGCATCCTGAACCTGTGTGCCATCAGCATCGACAGGTGAGCCCAGCCAAGGTGGGACAGATGAGCCAGGCCATTCACCTTTCAGGCCGCCCCACCTCTCCTCAGGGTCAGGCTCTGTCTATGATGCATGTGGCTGTCTGTCTGCCTGTGCGTCCACGTGTTTGTGTGCGCATGtatgcacgtgtgcatgtgtgcacaggTGCACGTGTGTGGGTCTGTGTGCGTCTGGCTGGGGAGCACCCTCTTATTGCTGGTGATGTTACCAAGAATACCCAGAGGGGGACTGGTATAGAGGAGAAAGCGTCTGGCTGGGATCGAAGCCCTAGCTCTAGCATTTACTACTTACGTGACCTTGGGTAGCTTGTGGAAGTTCTCAGAACCCTAGTTGCGGTGCCTAGAAACCAAGGCTGATGACAGCTTGTGGGCCTATCGTACCTGGTTATACCTTTTAGGTCCAGCACAGGGCATGTGGCCAAGGGGGCCTAAGCTGTGCTCACCTTGCTCATCTGTATCCTTGGAGCCTTTTGCTAATTTGTACACTCAGACCACGTGGGCTCCCAGAGGCCCCGGCCCTACCGCAGTCGCTGGATTCTCGGAAGACAGTATGAGCAGTGCTGGTAGAGGAATGTGAGGGGTCATACACAACTACGGTTGTTACTATTTTCTGCTGAAAGGGACTTAACCCTTCCTCGGAGAGGCCTGACTACCAATCCATCAACACACATTCCCACCTTCTGTGGGCTCTGCCCAGGCATAGTAGATACAGCTTCAAAGGTGCAAAGACCCAGGCCGTAGCccctcacaaagcctaaaatccAAGTGGAGAGACTGAAGTCATAGATACAGTCATGACCAAATGCTCGCCAGTCAATCATTAACTAGTGAATTGGGGAGCGCCGACTGTCCTCGCTGTCTGAGTTGAGGACAGGCACAGGGTGGATTCAGAGCAGACAAGCAGGCTTCATGGCGAGGGACCCACTGTCCCACTCCAGGGGGTGTCTCTGGTGTGTGCTCCGAGGGGAGTGTCTCTGGCGTGTGCCCCAAGGGGGTGTCTCTGGTGTGTGCTCTGAGGGGATGTCTCTGGTGTGTGCCCCAAGGGGGGTGTCTCTGGTGTGTGCCCCAAGGGGGGTGTCTCTGGTGTGTGCTCCGAGGGGGTGTCTCTGGTGTGTGCCCCGAGGGGGTGTCTCTGGTGTGTGCCCCGAGGGGGTGTCTCTGGTGTGTGCCCCAAGGGGGTGTCTCTGGTGCGTGCGTGCTGTGGAGtgagcccccaccccctgcctttgCAGGTACACGGCTGTGGCCATGCCCATGCTCTACAACACGCGCTACAGCTCGAAACGCCGGGTCACCGTCATGATTGCCATCGTCTGGGTCCTGTCTTTCACCATCTCCTGCCCTCTGCTCTTCGGACTCAATAACACAGGTGAGCCCTGCCTCCATCTGCGGTGGCTCCGCTGGCCCCTGTGCAGGACCCCGAGGGAACTGAGCCCCTGCCGCAGAAATGGTGGCAGCGCATGGGGGCCCGTTCGCCACCCTGCACTGAGGCCAGGCTGGGCGTCCTGGGCCAAGCCGGCTCTTTTCTGTACCAGAGAGGAACAATGGCCTGGGGTACAACGGAATTGGGTGAGGAGTCGGGATGATGACTCAGGAGGATGTCTGGCCATTTTCATCTTTGGTTTTTAGATTGGAGCAGGACAGAGCCTCACAAACTGCATGTGTACGCATGGGTGTGTGCACACATGGGGAGAAGATCCTGGGCCTTTGTCCCTCCTGACAATGGTATTTGTGTAATCAGGCTGTGGCCCCAGGGCCGGCCGAGCCCAGACCTGGCCCCAGTCACCTGGAGCAGCAAAGGTAGAAAGAAGTAGGAGGCACCAAGGCCTGTACTGTGCCAGGCAGTCAGAGCGTCTCAGACAGAGGAGGCACTGTGCCCCCTGCGGGTGTGCCATGAAGCTTGCCCGCATCAGGGAGGCGAGAACAGTGCAAGGGCACCTCTGGAGATCATTGTAGGACTGAAGAACGCACTGAAGCCGTAGAGATGTGTGACAAAATCTAACACTTGTGGGAATTCCAAGAAGTGGGAATAGGCCTAAATATGTTCGGCTTAGTTTGGAAAGGCCCTGAGATAGAGGACAGACAACTGCTAGACCTGGAAAGGGGCTTAAAAACACAGTGGAACACAGGTGAGTTCAGCAAACTGGACGCAGTTATCTTGATTCTAAAATTAAAGGGGGGCAGAGCTTCCCCCAATATACAGTAAAGTCTAAAATAATGGCTTACtctcttaaaacaattttttgggggtattttttTCCAAACACCCTGGCTCCACTTGTATGCTCATAGACGACAGAACTAATGAAGTAATGGGTgaatattaatggaaaaacacGGAAACCGTTGATCACAGTTTCGCTTTTTGCTCACGGTTGTGTTTTTAATACTCCGATTTACACAGCACACTTATTTGTATCTAACATTTCCAGGCAGCCTTAGACATCTACTATAGGCTTGGTAACCTTGCTCCTCGTTCTGTGAAGGAGATAAGGCCTATCGGGGTGCTGTCGCCCCTGGGCCTGCTGACCCACCCGCCTGCGGCTCTCCCTTCTGCAGAACAAAGCGAGTGCATCATCGCCAACCCCGCCTTCGTGGTCTACTCCTCCGTCGTCTCCTTCTACGCGCCCTTCATCGTCACGCTGCTGGTCTATATCAAGATCTACATGGTCCTTCGGAGGCGCCGAAAGCGGGTCAACACCAAGCGCAGCAGCCGGGCTTTCAGGGCCAACTTGAAGGCCCCACTCAAGGTCCCGAGATCCCCCTCCCCTCCAATGTCCTCACCTAACTAACCATCATCCTGTTTTCAGTGGGGGCCTGGGATACCACAGTAGGAGGGGATCCAGGCTGCAGGTGGGCTGCAGGTGCCCTGagggagctgggcagggcagaTTCCGAGGACTTGGACCTCAGCTGAGCGACTTGAATCTCCAgaagtgggaggtggggaagtgGCAGAAACGACCTGGGAGAAGTGTTTGCTTGGAGATTTTGTCTGAATGCAGCAGCCCTTGGCACCCTCCTGggctcctccccttctctttccttcatttcttctttcctcactctggcccctgtctcccttcccctcccactaATGCCTTCATCCCATATCCTTTACCATCCACACTCTCCATCCTCCCACCTGTGCacacctcctccttcctcccatgcTCTTTCCCACTTCTCTACTCTGCCCCTCTTTCATCCTCTCGTATGTCTTGTGAATTCTCCTCTCTGTTTAGTTTCCTCTGACGAAGACAGTATGTGGGCATACAAGGAACAAGAAATTTGGAGTTAGACACaacaggttcaaatcctggcagCACCACTTTTTTGCTGAGTGACCTCGGGCAacttgcttaacttctctgagcctcagtttcctctattGAATGGGAATCATAATACTGGCCTCACAGGGTGGTCTTGAGGATTCAATGTGAGAGGGATGTGAGTGTGGCTACCATGGTGCCAGACCTTTAGCAGGTGCTCCAGAAAAGTCAGGGACCATTTGTCCCTCGTCCTGCCCACCTATTCTCATCACAGTACTGATGTTCTCCCTTGCCTCTATTGCTTCTTCAGGCCCCTaccctcctctcctctgccctctctgagcccctaTGCCCAGTCTGACAACTCCACATTGGGTTTCTGTCCCCGCCTTCCTCCCCATCATGACCAGTATGCTGGCTCCCTCCACAGGGCAGCTGCACTCACCCTGAGGACGTGAGACTCTGCACCGTTATCATGAAGTCTAATGGCAGTTTCCCAGTGAACAGGCGGAGACTGGTAAGTGTTCAGGCCAGGACACAGTGCCAGGTCTTTCTGCTCCTAGGGAAACCCACCTGCCATGATTCTCAGAGTCCTCACCAGCTGTGCAAAGGGAGAAGCACCTCCTGGGATCCCTCCCTTTGCCTCTGCTGAAGCCAGACTCACCAAGCACACCTTACAACGGGTGTGGAGCAAGACAGCTTGATATTCTGCAAGGTACAGAGAGGTACCCCTAGCACAGGAAAATGGTTGGGGAAAGGTCTTGGCCAtaataacatgataaaaataataagaatggcTATTGTCATTAATTGAACACCTACCATGTTCGTATTATCTCATcaaatcctcacagcaaccctggaGGTAAGTCTTATTGATCTTACTGATCTCATTTTAcgaagaggaaacagaggctcagagaggttcagtaactcgCTCCAGGCTAAACCGTTAGTGAGAGTGCATATTTGAGCCTAGACTTATGTGACTGCGAAATCCACATCTCTGCTGTGCTTTCCACTCCGTGTGCTGCTGTGCTATAGGCAGATTCTAGGGGCAGAGGGAACAAAGCAGCCGGGGCCGGAGTGGCGGGGCGGGTGGCGAAGCACAGCCTCTACGCTGAGCCCAGAGCTACAGGATCACAGCAGACCCCGGGCTTTGCTCAGTGGGAGTAGAATCAGGGTCCAAGCAGCAGGTGTCCCATCCCCAAGGTGGCCCGGGGAACTCACCAAGGGCTGCACATGATGTCCAAGTCTGGTGTCCTCAGGGAGCACAGCCCCCATCATTCACCTGCTCAGCAAGGGCAGGACTCAAGGGAGCCGTTTACGAGGCAGGTGCCAAAACAGAGACTCAGGACTAGGGCCGAGGTAGCCGCTCAGTTATACCACCTGGGAATACAGTGAGGTTGCATTTCAGCAGCTCAGGCTGAGACCCTGAGGCCTGGAATGATGGAGCCTAAGGGAGAGCATGGCGGGGCCATGAGTGCAGGGCCCTCCAGGTCGGCCTAGCAGCAAGGATGTGGGGGCCCAGGAGCTAGCCCTTTTCTGCTGGATCAGTCTACCCGGAGAAATGGAGCACGTGTAAGTGCTGGTGCAGATGCTTTGGTTCAGCAGGGCAGGCAGAATGGGTGCCCTCCGTGTAGTTGGAACGTGAGCTCCTGGTGGCAGGCACTGAGCATCTATCAGGCACTGAATGTCAATCAGTAATTTATGCCCAGCAGCCAGCTTGGTGCCTGGCACTCAGCCGGCACTCAGTAAGTGTTGCTCAGTTAAGAAAAGAGAAGTGCTGGCGTAGCAAGGCCCCACAAAATGGTGTAGCGTTACTGAGGTTGCCTAAGGATCGCTCTGGGAAGGGAGCCTGGGATGGTCCTGCCGGCAGGGACTGCTGGGGGTCCTGTACCCAGACGGTCCCTGCTGCCCAGGGGTCATCCTCCAGAGTGATCCGTGGAGGAGGAGGATAGGAAAGGTCCAGGGGGACCAGGTAAGACCAGGTGAGGCCGGGTGGCTGATGCCTGAGAACTTGTCTGGCTTCACTTAGAACTCTCTGCCTCATGCAGGAGGCTGCCCGCCGAGCCCAGGAGCTAGAGATGGAGATGCTCTCCAGCACCAGCCCCCCTGAGAGGACCCGGTACAGCCCCATTCCGCCCAGCCACCACCAGCTGAGCCTCCCCGACCCATCCCACCACGGGCTCCACAGCTCTCCCGACAGCCCCGCCAAGCCAGAGAAGAATGGGCATGCCAAAGACCACCCCAAGATTGCCAAGATCTTTGAGATCCAGTCCATGCCCAATGGCAAAACTCGGACCTCGCTCAAGACCCTGAGCCGCAGGAAGCTGTCccagcagaaggagaagaaagccaCCCAGATGCTTGCCATTGTTCTTGGTGAGTCGGCCCTGGCTGCTGGccacagcccagctctgcccaccccTGGCTGAGGGAAGGACCCCTTACTGAGGTTCCATTACCTGTCACCCCCTTCTTAACTATGGCTGGTGGGTCACGGGACCGGCACTTTCTCAGGCATGGGCCAAGGCCACTGATGCACCCTGTTAGGTAAGTTCTATAATTGTGGTccatttacagatggagaaactgaggtttgaGTGGTCCTGTAATTTGAACAAGGAGGACCCATGATTTAAACTCAGGCAGTTTGACTCCAGATTCTGTGAACTTGACCAATGTACCATAATGACCCCCCAGAACCTCAAGACCCTAAGCCAGTGACGTTCTCTGTCTAGTAGAGTAGGCTACTTCTCAGGGTTGTTGTGGTTATCAAATGATAGACGGTGGTGAAAGCATGTTATAAGCTGCTAAACAGTGCACACTGCTGTTACCATTATGGTCTTTGTTAATATTGCTATTGCTGAAGAATTGGGAAATTCCGTTCAATTGAGCTCAACCTGTGGGAGCAGAGCTGTGAATAAAAGGGGGGCTGTGAGGGGGGCCTGATCAACATGAGGGCATGGTCCTGTCAGCAAGGCAAGGTTTCAAATAAAAGTCTCCTAGGAAACCAGATAATAAAGGTCAAAAATCAAGGGCTGGGCTGATATGGGTGATTGGGAACAGGAGGGACTGATGTGACCCTGTCTTCCATGTGGCACCCAGGGTAGTGTGTGACACCTTCCACACATACCATCCCCTTTGACCTCCCGACAGCCCTGTGATGTGAGTGGGGCAGGTggaattgtcctcattttatgaatgagagCATGCGGTCACAGCAGGTTAAGGGACCAGCTGTTGATCATGCAGCCAGGTGTGACAGAGCCGGGTTCCAGTTAGGTCCTCCGCTCTAGGCATAGGGTCCCTCGCTGCTCTGTGGTCCTGCCCTTCCCAGGTGCCTCTCCATCCCCAGGGACTCCCAGTGTGTCTGTTGGGCACTCCTTGCACACGATGACTTCACACAAGGATCCCACCCTAACAGGTGGTCCTGAGTCAGGCAGAGCAGGTGGGATGGATGTCAGTCTATGTGACAGCACATGTGCCAAGGCCTGGGCCAGGGTCTGCAGCACACAACCCACGTGCCCACCGAGTGTGAGCCATCCCAGCGCAGCCTCCCCCTGGCCTCGCGGCCAGCCTGACCgcccccctctcccccaggcGTGTTCATCATCTGCTGGCTGCCCTTCTTCATCACACACATCCTGAACATTCACTGTGACTGCAACATCCCGCCTGTCCTGTACAGCGCCTTCACGTGGCTGGGCTACGTCAACAGTGCTGTGAACCCCATCATCTACACGACCTTCAACATCGAGTTCCGTAAAGCCTTCATGAAGATCCTCCATTGCTGACGCTGTTGCCCACCCTCACCACATCCTgctgcccacctcctgcccagGCCAGCCCGGCCTCAGTGCCTGGGAGCCGTGGGCAGGAGGACGCTGGGTGGGCTTGGCCTTCTCTTCCCCCGGCAGGCCCTGCAGTGTTAGCTTGGCGCCACGTCCCTCACTGCTGCACACCCTCACTCTGCCAGGGTAGTGTAGAAAGCTAGGCACGGTGCCAGCCCTCAGGCTGGACCCCAtggctcaggggcagctcagagTCCCTCTTCCACTTTCAGCCCTCCTCTCCTTGGCACCAAAGACGCAGCCGCCTTCTCTGAACTTTTTCTGGGGCTCTGGAGTTGCTGGGGCCAGAGTCTTGGCTCAGAGTCTGCGCCCTCTGTTGGGCTCAGCCTGGCCTTCACAGGTTTTGCTGGATCGGGCGGTGGGGAGAGATGGAGTTCACAGCCCACAAGGCCCACACCAGGAAAGCCAGATGTCTTGCCAAGGGCCCAGGTAACTTCAGTCTGGGGAGACCCATGTAAATACCAGACCACAAGATGAACCCCAGGGAAGTCCAAGCCAAAAATCTCCACTCCTCCCACCTGACAGGGTCCTCTATTTCCCATAGCAGTGGGTCCTACCCCACCTCACTGGCTCCACGCTCCCTGAGGGGAGGGCCCCAGGAGggcctgtggggagagggacccCACCCCTAAGCCTACTCTGCTGCCTCGCGATGGACTCAGGTGCACCCCTTCTCTTAGCAAATGTCAGGCCAGCCTGGGGGCAGCTGGGGAAGGTGGCTTGTGACTATGTCTGGGGCCGGGGTTGGGGTACCTGAAGTTCTTTGAGGGGCTGTCTCCTGCCACACTATGCCGCAAaaccactttccttttttcttccttttgcctcttctctttcccctgcCCCTTCCTTTTCCACTGCCTCTGCCTTAGAGGAGCCTATGGTTAAGAGGCAGCTGAATACCACTTggcctgccaggccctgccctgagggaggaggggaagctgCAGCTTGAGGGAGCCCCTGGGTCCCAGACTCTGTAACATCACTACACACGCTCCAAACTAATAAAACATTGACAAGAGTCACATCCGAGGCCCCTCGGGTGCAAGGGCGCAGTGCCACCTTCGTCCTCCACATCAGGTGTAGAAAATCCCTGTGTCTGTGCTGGGGATGGAGTTGGAGAGGCCTTCTACAGACCCTCCACAAAAGAGCCATCAGGGTGGCAGGActttggggaaaaggaggaaagaaccTGCCCCAGGAGGACCAAGAagatgtgtgtgcctgtgtgtttctCCCCTGCGCCAtcctctgtcctctcctccagAGCTGCCAGGAGCCTTCTCAGTCCTGCCATTGGGTGGCCCTGACCCTCGACTGTCAACCAAGATGGGAGGGGAGAACATTTCCAAAGGGAACCCAGGCATCCACAGAGCTCCCTCATCGCTAAAGCAGCAGGGGCCCACCCGAGGGAAGCCAGGCTGTCCCTCTTCCACCTCCTCTTCTCCAGGTCCTGGTACCGCTGAAGGACCAATGCTTAGCCCTCCTGCCCACTAGGGCGGAGAAGGCTCCACGGACAAGGTGGCGTTTGAGGTGCCAGCTGTGCTGTGTTTgtgcctgccccctgccctgtcCTCTGCATCGCATCAGGACCCCGTTCCTCTGGGGCAggttggggaggcagggaggccctGAGTGACGTGGCCTCCCTCCTCATGGCCTCCAGGCCAGTCACAGCTCCAAGCCTTCTGGGGCTACAACTTGGTACTGACCCAACAACAgaaatttggctttttaaaagtgaaatagaaaTCAACCCAGTGAAGGAGGAATATTCTTACCTCCTTGAGAATAACAGCAGTGATGACAAACAAGGTGCCAGCACCCACGGGCTTAGGCTCTAGGGAGCTGTCAGGGCATAATTTGCATactaaatacagtatttttagcACCAAAGTTGGGAGCACTTAACTTGCCCTGAACACTTAATTATGGACTTTGATCTCCTCCCTGAACCTGAATGTAGCCCTGAGCCGTTGGAGAGGCTTCTGACCCCAGGAGCGCCCGGACGTGGGCAAAATAGTGCCCTCCTCCAGCTCAGGGGGTCAATAACCCAGTGACTACCTCCTGGAGAAGACACCAGGCCCCCAAGGGAGCTAGAAACCCCAGGGACCTCTCAGCTGCTGGTACACATGCCATAGCcaacgtgtgtgcacacacatgcacacatagcacactcacactcacacacacacaccacacactcagTCTATGGAAGGTCTTGACCTGGATGGGAGCTTGAAACTTCATCTCGTCATCAGAAGTCTTATGAGGTCACACAGGTTTATCGGGTGGGGGATTGGACGAGATgacaaagggagggagagagaaaaagagaaaggaaggaaggaagaaggaagggtgggaagaaggaaaggaacgagagagggagggaaggcaaCCTCAGAGCAGTTTTGGGAGGGTTCTGGCacagggaagaggggaagagggcAGGCATGGGCGGGAGGCGGGGCTGGGGAAAGTTGCCCACAGCTGTCATGAAACTTCAAGTCTTTCTGCCAGAAAGCAGATTGACAGCTAgagtgggcagggggagggctgGGCTCCACCCGCTCTCCCCTCAGTACTTCAGGGGCAAAGGAATGGGTGCAGGGCCCAGGAACACCAAGGTGGAAGGGGGTGGCCCAGGCTCTAGCTccttcccaagaggccctgaCCGTGGCCTCTTTGCCTTGACAGCGAGGGCGGAAAGAG
Coding sequences within:
- the DRD2 gene encoding D(2) dopamine receptor isoform X2 encodes the protein MDPLNLTWYDDNLESQNWSRPFNGSEGKADKPHYNYYATLLTLLIFIIVFGNVLVCMAVSREKALQTTTNYLIVSLAVADLLVATLVMPWVVYLEVVGEWKFSRIHCDIFVTLDVMMCTASILNLCAISIDRYTAVAMPMLYNTRYSSKRRVTVMIAIVWVLSFTISCPLLFGLNNTEQSECIIANPAFVVYSSVVSFYAPFIVTLLVYIKIYMVLRRRRKRVNTKRSSRAFRANLKAPLKGSCTHPEDVRLCTVIMKSNGSFPVNRRRLEAARRAQELEMEMLSSTSPPERTRYSPIPPSHHQLSLPDPSHHGLHSSPDSPAKPEKNGHAKDHPKIAKIFEIQSMPNGKTRTSLKTLSRRKLSQQKEKKATQMLAIVLGVFIICWLPFFITHILNIHCDCNIPPVLYSAFTWLGYVNSAVNPIIYTTFNIEFRKAFMKILHC
- the DRD2 gene encoding D(2) dopamine receptor isoform X3; translation: MARAWPPSGPTAPMDPLNLTWYDDNLESQNWSRPFNGSEGKADKPHYNYYATLLTLLIFIIVFGNVLVCMAVSREKALQTTTNYLIVSLAVADLLVATLVMPWVVYLEVVGEWKFSRIHCDIFVTLDVMMCTASILNLCAISIDRYTAVAMPMLYNTRYSSKRRVTVMIAIVWVLSFTISCPLLFGLNNTEQSECIIANPAFVVYSSVVSFYAPFIVTLLVYIKIYMVLRRRRKRVNTKRSSRAFRANLKAPLKEAARRAQELEMEMLSSTSPPERTRYSPIPPSHHQLSLPDPSHHGLHSSPDSPAKPEKNGHAKDHPKIAKIFEIQSMPNGKTRTSLKTLSRRKLSQQKEKKATQMLAIVLGVFIICWLPFFITHILNIHCDCNIPPVLYSAFTWLGYVNSAVNPIIYTTFNIEFRKAFMKILHC
- the DRD2 gene encoding D(2) dopamine receptor isoform X1 codes for the protein MARAWPPSGPTAPMDPLNLTWYDDNLESQNWSRPFNGSEGKADKPHYNYYATLLTLLIFIIVFGNVLVCMAVSREKALQTTTNYLIVSLAVADLLVATLVMPWVVYLEVVGEWKFSRIHCDIFVTLDVMMCTASILNLCAISIDRYTAVAMPMLYNTRYSSKRRVTVMIAIVWVLSFTISCPLLFGLNNTEQSECIIANPAFVVYSSVVSFYAPFIVTLLVYIKIYMVLRRRRKRVNTKRSSRAFRANLKAPLKGSCTHPEDVRLCTVIMKSNGSFPVNRRRLEAARRAQELEMEMLSSTSPPERTRYSPIPPSHHQLSLPDPSHHGLHSSPDSPAKPEKNGHAKDHPKIAKIFEIQSMPNGKTRTSLKTLSRRKLSQQKEKKATQMLAIVLGVFIICWLPFFITHILNIHCDCNIPPVLYSAFTWLGYVNSAVNPIIYTTFNIEFRKAFMKILHC
- the DRD2 gene encoding D(2) dopamine receptor isoform X4, whose translation is MDPLNLTWYDDNLESQNWSRPFNGSEGKADKPHYNYYATLLTLLIFIIVFGNVLVCMAVSREKALQTTTNYLIVSLAVADLLVATLVMPWVVYLEVVGEWKFSRIHCDIFVTLDVMMCTASILNLCAISIDRYTAVAMPMLYNTRYSSKRRVTVMIAIVWVLSFTISCPLLFGLNNTEQSECIIANPAFVVYSSVVSFYAPFIVTLLVYIKIYMVLRRRRKRVNTKRSSRAFRANLKAPLKEAARRAQELEMEMLSSTSPPERTRYSPIPPSHHQLSLPDPSHHGLHSSPDSPAKPEKNGHAKDHPKIAKIFEIQSMPNGKTRTSLKTLSRRKLSQQKEKKATQMLAIVLGVFIICWLPFFITHILNIHCDCNIPPVLYSAFTWLGYVNSAVNPIIYTTFNIEFRKAFMKILHC